The window GGTAGACACCTCTATGCCTTATACTATGAGAGctagcaaataattttttttttttttcaatttgcatgTAGTACCTTGGAATAGAACAGCCTTGGGGCTTCCACTTCCACTTCTCATAGTCAGAATCCGGCCGTCCATTCTTTTGACAAGTCACAGCAGTACTAAGATATGGGCAGTTTGAGTCGTAGAGAGGATAAGATTGATCATAAACCCATTTGCCAACAGAGAAGTCACATCTTTTTCTCGAATCATGGCTGCTTTGCACCATAAttacttcttcatcttcctcattgAGCCACGGCTCATGATCCTCTAGGCCAAGCTGCAACACCGATGATGCTTCAACATGAAAGAAGCATAGCAAGATGCTGAAGACGAGGAAGATGAACAAGGAGTACTGGGTCAGTTGAAACTTCGGTTTAGCCATTAAACCCAAAAATTAAATCAGCTTGCAGTGAAGGGTAACAAATGAAGAAGCTAGCATTTTAACTGTAAGTTGAAAGGGCAACATGTTGATCCCTAGATCAAGTGGTCGATTACGGCATGACTTGCGCTGGGATGGGCCATATTTCATGTTCTCTTTACTCATTGCCTTCGTTTCTAGTACCTGATATCTATGATCTCTTTTCATCATTGGAACGAACTACTTTTTTGCCATCATTTTACGTCTCGTTGGTTTAGATAatatgtttttgttaaaaaattaataaaatattattttttatctttttacattaaaaaataaaagaagaagaagaagaagaagtatcTTTGGCATAGTTTGCAAAGATTGAAGGGAAGATTATAGAGCCAAATTAAGCTTATTAAGCAATATATTGGGCATGCTCTAACTGAAGACGCACCTCCTATCTTGATTGTACACACTAGTCGTACACTCGTGGGATAtacgaaaaaattattaattattaattttgtttataatctGATTTTTGGACCTTTCATATTATTCTAacttaaattaaattcaaagtcgtttttaatgaaggaaaaattatttatacaattttagaagaataatgatacccataaacacaatatatttcacaacacaAGTTTTAAGATTATAGTTCAACAACTCTTGCTTTGAAAGTTATATATGTTATAGATTTGTAAATTATATAGggtataaaaaacaaaacccttGATTTTGATAAGAATGAGATGTGTGAAAGAGAGGAGAGGAGCAACAAATGGGGTGTTCTTGTGGTAATTACGATTGAAGTGGAAATAGAATAGTCTTTCTTTTGATagccattgaaaaaaaaaaatttaattagacaTTAAATGAACATAAACAAGGTGGTGCTGGGCCAAAGACTGTCTTTGGGCCCAAAAGCAGTCTATCACTGTTTAAAGGCAAATTAGACcctatttagatgttgagtttaGTTAAGATGAGtcgagttctttataaataatagttaattaaaataataaaattagactaaCTAGTTTTGTGAAACTCACctaaagttgaaaaagattggaTCCCGCACGTAAAGagatgttaaattgaaaaatattgtgagtcctatatataaagaggttttgagttgaaataaatttaataatttgaaaattaaatatttaaatgttagactcaatttaaaattaaattaaactgagttgaactcaattcagttcaaaTTTCAAACGGGCCCTTAGACGTAAGTAGATCTCAATTCCGGAAGAAAAAATcgttcttttattttctcttttcgcTCTTTTTGATGATACAAAAGGTTACCAAGTTACAGCTGAAATTGTTACAACGCAATAAACGACTTATTTGTAACGATGTCAAAAGGACTATGAGCACATAAACCCAAGTAAATTTCCCAGAAATGGagaaacaattaaaattacatgaaaGAAGGGAAACAAACTGCAAACACGCAAAGAACATCTCAGATAGATAGACATTTTACAGTGACCACAGGCACAGTCTGAGATGTTCAATTGAAAAGCAGAAGAGATTAATTAAGCATCAGAATAAAAACCACTCCAAATTTACTTGGGTAGCCCGTCTTGGGGATTGAGAAGAGCCTGACTCTTGTCAGAAAGCAAAACTGGACCTCTCCCAGGTCTTGTGCAGATAAAATAACTCACATCCCCCTTGTATTTCTGGGTTGGAATGCTGTCCTTTATTTCTGGAGGTGGTGGCAAACCTTCCACATCAATTATCCCCTCAATCCCAGCATCTTTTAGAATTGACTTATCACCAAGAACATAACTGAAAGATAAGCAAAAGAAtcaaggagagaaaaaaaaaaattactcagaATACTTGCCCTTGGGGCTGCcatacaaaaatgaaaatctgtAAAATTTGCACTAAGACAGTTCATTGATATCTTACCAATCTGTAGTAAAGTAAAAATACAATGCTATATCGTAGCCGTAACATTAGAACATATTACCTATCCAAATCCGTAGCTGAACTTGGAGGGAAGTAGAAGAGCAGCCTCTGAAGCAAAAGAGTAGCAGCCTTTCTATCACGAGCAATCAGTACTGCATTTGGGCCCGCATCAAAAGTATATGCCACCTGTTTGATTTCAGACAGTCACACCGATTCACATACTCAAAATAACCAATGCGATTGGTGACAGTAACAGGGCCACAGAGCTGAACCCAACCTCAGGTGGTCTTGCACCATATGGGGTAACAATAATATATAGAGTCTAATGgcataaatcattaaataataataaataaataaaaagacataCAAGGAACAGCTCAAATGGGTCTTTGGATGgtaaaaagtcttaaaaatcACATGACATTGTCATTCaataaacaatacaactttgtTAACCTTCGTTAGAATTGCTGGATAAAATGAATAAAGGTATAATGCAATCAAGGCTGAGAAGCAATTTATCACTCATAAAAGTCAAACCAAATTCTGCGTTACTTCAGCAAAGCAAAAACTTGATCACAAAAAGGACTTTCATGAGAAATTTCCATAGAAATACCACATAAAAACAATCAAttcatgatttatatttttcttaatacatggaaaattaaaatttagaaaggTACAATAGGAATTTGTTTCAAGTCCTTTGTTTATAGCTCAGGTCAGTCCTCCATGGTCTGCTTTctctttttgctttgttttttttcttgctcgagaattttattttttttatcaaatactaAACAATGACAATTCACAAAGAAATATTCGACCTGGGTGGTCCAATCTGTTTCTCAATAGTCAATACAAGTAACAAAGGTTTCTAGAAAAGAAATAgtagaaagaaaatcaaaccTGAGGCGTCCCTTCCGATCGATTCCATTTTTCGGCGATACTGATTATCctgagaaataattattttcttagtaTTAAATTCAAGATTTTAATTCCATAGTTCAAGAACAAAAAACTTGAGCCCCAAGTTAACCAAAAATCTAAAGCAGAACTTGCCTATGGGATGTGTCATTCATGTAAAATATTGGGGGAGATGTGTCCAGGCAAACGGCATGAAACTGGTTGCTATCAGCACAGGCCAATTGTGCAAAAGATGTAAAATCACGATTTTTTATGGCTTCTTCCATTTGTAGTATGCGTTTTGGTACTATTTCCTGTGACAGTCCAAAAGGAGGCAAATGACAGAGACCAGAAGTTAAATCCAATTTCAAACAGTATGAGATATttgaatagataaataaatttaaaggaCACGCCCTtaagcaaaagaagaaagagagaaagggtGAGGGCACTGAGGGGAGATGGGAGGGAGAGacctgaaaattaaaattaaaagttctaaaaaaaacatgcaaGTTTCCCATATTATTAGATCAAATAATGTATTTTAGTGTGTAAAGCAAAACTTTAGTTGATAATAAAACTGTTCTCTCTATGTTATCCCATAGAAAATGCCAAAACTAGCCCtatcttattttctatttcatGAAGTTAAGgatataaaagaattttaaccATGGCTTTTtgctctctttcctctcttcaGTTTTCCTCCCTTTTCTTGTCTCTCTCCTATTCCCTTCCCCTTTTCAGAAGTCAAAGTTATCTCAACCATAtaatcacagagagagagagaagagagggagagaactaTCTAACATGTGTGGAGCCCTTGATGGATGGCTAGTTTCAGGAAAGGACTCCAAAAACCATTTGGAAGAGAGGAAAGACGTGTAAAAAGTACCTTCGCTCTATGTTTTAAAAGCAAACTTGTTTCGACAGTTTCACACATTCCAGTTGTGCTACTTGTTTCCTTCTGCCTTGAACTTACCTAAATCAAGAAAATCAAGAttgaaacaacaacaacaacaaaaaaaaaaaatggggaatAGTAGGAGCAAGTAAACATCACTTACAAATTGAACCGTTTagtatacatgttaggatgatGATGACTATAATAATCATTCAGCATGCACACTAGGTTATAAAAATACTTCTGTCAtacttgaaaaattataattgtcTCTTGTAGAAACAGGACGAGCTAGCAGGCAATAAAACAACATGGGTAGGATATGGATTTCACAGATATAATTTCCAAACAGAGGTAACAGAAAACTTTGTATATTGATCAGTGGTCTGCACTTGAGACATTAGACGTACtataagaaaatcataataactttttttgataagtaaaattggAAGGAAATCAAAATAGTTTCATGAAGTGATCAGAAGGCTCAATCTTTACCATATCCAAAGCCTATAATTTCGAGCACACATACAGGATCTCAGCACAAACAGGATACAATCCCACCAATGGACAACTTAGACATGAAGTTAGCAAGCCAAAACTACAAGAAAGTACTTTTAGAAACAAATCGGCATGGCATATATATTGAAGGAAAAGAGGGTCCACTGCCCACGATTCAGTTTTTCTCATTGCtacttttattttgggtttcCCCTTTGTATACCTCCTGCGTGCATGACTTGGCCctcaaatttctttcttaataAGTAAAAGTCTTTTTTATTGAAACAAGTAAACAAGCATTGCACAAGTACACAGGGAATATACAAAAGAGAACACCTAttgcaagttaaaaaaattggcaactctttaaaaaaaatttaaacttaaatacattaatatacatGTGATTAACTGCTCAATTGACCAAGGGGCAAAACATACCACagcaataataataagaagatcATCCCAGTGCTTCTCATCTGCAAGTTGAACTGCAAGACTGTCCCTTCCATCTTCATCCTTAACATATTCAGTTACAAAGAATCAGAACTAAATGGCCAGAGCAATAGGCTTTCTTGACAGAAAGCACCTAGatgaacatgaaaaaataaactcaccCTTCCCTTGATCCACTTGACAAAACCACCATATAAACTGCGACAAGCACTGCCTGAGCCTTGCCTGTAttaattaaaaccaaaagaaacaTCATTGCCGACTACAACAATCATTCTCGGATGCCTACAAATAAAGGTACTAGAAATTCAGTCCACCAACTAAAAAAATCCTTATAATTGGATATGCATTATCAAGGAAAGAGAACCTCGCAATAGCAGAGAGCTTGCTTTGATCTTCTTTCACATTCATTAGCTTTGCAAGGGAAAAAActgcaaataaaaaagaatatacacTTGGAATCAGCAACATTTACTCTAATATATGCTTACTAACATGAAAGAAAGCAGTTAATTTAAAGCTTAAATACCCAACGAATTGATTTCTCCAAGCAGATACAGAATATGCTCCCTTTGTAATACAAATAAGTAATCTATCCTCGAATTGGAGACAATTATATACTATGCAAACGCAACATATCTTTACCCTGTTAAACCCCCGGAGCGGTGTAATGTGTCCCCACCACACGGATCAGGTAAATCATCAGCTTTTTCACTAATGAGACGTGgctcctagaaattgtttgcaccaaaGGTTCTAACCTTATACCTGAAGAGAgaataccaccaagaccaaggcccttaCTACTTGAGCCAAAAACAAACACATGTCCACAGTATGCTTGTAGTTGCATTGGTTGATGCATACAAAAAACATTTAAGGTGGAGGAGGAATTGGATATAGAACAGAGAGGTCATTTGCGACAATCTGCCTGTTTTTTTAAGTTCCTTGCAGGGATGAGACAGGTGATTGCTCAAAATTAGAGGCCTGAACTACTAATGTATTTTAAGGAAAC is drawn from Juglans regia cultivar Chandler chromosome 5, Walnut 2.0, whole genome shotgun sequence and contains these coding sequences:
- the LOC109009861 gene encoding diphosphomevalonate decarboxylase MVD2, peroxisomal-like, which gives rise to MVGGAEKWVMMVTAQTPTNIAVIKYWGKRDESLILPVNDSISVTLDPDHLCTTTTVAVSPSFDRDRMWLNGKEISLSGGRYQNCLREIRSRASDVEDEENGIKIPKKDWEKLHLHIASYNNFPTAAGLASSAAGFACLVFSLAKLMNVKEDQSKLSAIARQGSGSACRSLYGGFVKWIKGRDEDGRDSLAVQLADEKHWDDLLIIIAVVSSRQKETSSTTGMCETVETSLLLKHRAKEIVPKRILQMEEAIKNRDFTSFAQLACADSNQFHAVCLDTSPPIFYMNDTSHRIISIAEKWNRSEGTPQVAYTFDAGPNAVLIARDRKAATLLLQRLLFYFPPSSATDLDSYVLGDKSILKDAGIEGIIDVEGLPPPPEIKDSIPTQKYKGDVSYFICTRPGRGPVLLSDKSQALLNPQDGLPK